The following are encoded together in the Daucus carota subsp. sativus chromosome 5, DH1 v3.0, whole genome shotgun sequence genome:
- the LOC108220229 gene encoding uncharacterized protein LOC108220229 isoform X2, with protein sequence MAGTGGFAVSRSHGGDRFYNPPAMRRHQQLLLQQQLQRPEKSPAAAAAVAAVPEAAEAQKRSESDGSVSALSKKASDCGSSEAKKVTNESNIDRLMEAVTPNVAAKYCPEVNGRGWRSREAGLRPFYNLGDLWESLKEWSVYGAGVPMIIKETDSVVQYYVPYLSGLQLYADPSKRPANNSEYEADRRKHVADGSHQNAVNLSSQKMKSLSLRDKYPVNSSGEEGGNSNSPGLLVFEYLEYEQPYSRKPLTDKILNLESQFPELSSYRSCDLLPSSWISIAWYPIYRIPMGSTLKDLDASFLTIHPLSTHFKNGGQSQSHGSSCVGKVINASAGSSKISLPVIGLASYKYKGSILSPSAPQDYEHENSLLEAANSWLQGLNVALPDLQFFRSHYSRR encoded by the exons ATGGCAGGAACCGGAGGCTTCGCCGTGTCGCGGAGCCACGGAGGCGATAGGTTTTACAATCCACCGGCGATGCGGCGGCACCAGCAGCTTTTATTGCAGCAGCAACTTCAGCGGCCGGAAAAGTCgccggcggcggcggcggcggtggCGGCTGTGCCGGAGGCTGCGGAGGCGCAGAAGCGGAGTGAGTCGGATGGTTCGGTAAGTGCATTGTCGAAGAAGGCGTCTGATTGCGGTTCTTCGGAGGCGAAGAAGGTGACAAATGAGAGTAATATAGATCGTTTGATGGAGGCTGTGACTCCGAATGTTGCAGCAAAGTATTGTCCTGAG GTGAATGGAAGGGGATGGAGAAGTCGAGAAGCTGGTTTACGGCCATTTTATAACCTTGGTGATTTGTGGGAATCATTGAAAGAATGGAGTGTGTATGGAGCAGGAGTGCCgatgatcatcaaagaaactgACTCGGTAGTACAGTACTATGTGCCTTATTTGTCTGGTTTGCAGTTGTATGCCGATCCATCAAAGCGTCCCGCTAATAATAG TGAATATGAAGCGGACAGGCGAAAACATGTTGCAGATGGTAGTCACCAAAATGCTGTGAATTTGAGCTCCCAAAAAATGAAGAGTCTGTCGCTGAGAGACAAATACCCTGTGAATTCATCCGGTGAAGAGGGTGGGAATAGCAACTCCCCCGGGCTGCTTGTGTTTGAATATTTGGAATACGAACAACCATACTCTCGGAAACCTTTAACTGATAAG ATTTTGAATCTCGAATCTCAATTTCCGGAACTGAGTTCGTATCGGAGTTGTGACCTGTTGCCTTCAAGTTGGATTTCTATAGCTTG GTACCCAATTTATAGAATACCTATGGGTTCAACACTAAAGGATTTGGATGCATCTTTCTTAACGATCCATCCCCTTTCCACACATTTCAAAA ATGGTGGTCAATCACAGTCTCATGGTTCCAGTTGTGTGGGAAAGGTCATCAATGCTAGCGCTGGATCTTCAAAAATTTCTCTACCAGTCATTGGCCTTGcttcttacaagtacaaaggtTCAATTCTGAGTCCCAGTGCCCCTCAAGATTATGAGCATGAGAACTCACTTTTGGAAGCAGCAAACAGTTGGCTTCAGGGTTTGAATGTTGCTCTCCCTGATCTCCAATTTTTTCGTTCTCATTACTCACGGAGATGA
- the LOC108220229 gene encoding uncharacterized protein LOC108220229 isoform X1: MAGTGGFAVSRSHGGDRFYNPPAMRRHQQLLLQQQLQRPEKSPAAAAAVAAVPEAAEAQKRSESDGSVSALSKKASDCGSSEAKKVTNESNIDRLMEAVTPNVAAKYCPEVNGRGWRSREAGLRPFYNLGDLWESLKEWSVYGAGVPMIIKETDSVVQYYVPYLSGLQLYADPSKRPANNSSEYEADRRKHVADGSHQNAVNLSSQKMKSLSLRDKYPVNSSGEEGGNSNSPGLLVFEYLEYEQPYSRKPLTDKILNLESQFPELSSYRSCDLLPSSWISIAWYPIYRIPMGSTLKDLDASFLTIHPLSTHFKNGGQSQSHGSSCVGKVINASAGSSKISLPVIGLASYKYKGSILSPSAPQDYEHENSLLEAANSWLQGLNVALPDLQFFRSHYSRR; encoded by the exons ATGGCAGGAACCGGAGGCTTCGCCGTGTCGCGGAGCCACGGAGGCGATAGGTTTTACAATCCACCGGCGATGCGGCGGCACCAGCAGCTTTTATTGCAGCAGCAACTTCAGCGGCCGGAAAAGTCgccggcggcggcggcggcggtggCGGCTGTGCCGGAGGCTGCGGAGGCGCAGAAGCGGAGTGAGTCGGATGGTTCGGTAAGTGCATTGTCGAAGAAGGCGTCTGATTGCGGTTCTTCGGAGGCGAAGAAGGTGACAAATGAGAGTAATATAGATCGTTTGATGGAGGCTGTGACTCCGAATGTTGCAGCAAAGTATTGTCCTGAG GTGAATGGAAGGGGATGGAGAAGTCGAGAAGCTGGTTTACGGCCATTTTATAACCTTGGTGATTTGTGGGAATCATTGAAAGAATGGAGTGTGTATGGAGCAGGAGTGCCgatgatcatcaaagaaactgACTCGGTAGTACAGTACTATGTGCCTTATTTGTCTGGTTTGCAGTTGTATGCCGATCCATCAAAGCGTCCCGCTAATAATAG CAGTGAATATGAAGCGGACAGGCGAAAACATGTTGCAGATGGTAGTCACCAAAATGCTGTGAATTTGAGCTCCCAAAAAATGAAGAGTCTGTCGCTGAGAGACAAATACCCTGTGAATTCATCCGGTGAAGAGGGTGGGAATAGCAACTCCCCCGGGCTGCTTGTGTTTGAATATTTGGAATACGAACAACCATACTCTCGGAAACCTTTAACTGATAAG ATTTTGAATCTCGAATCTCAATTTCCGGAACTGAGTTCGTATCGGAGTTGTGACCTGTTGCCTTCAAGTTGGATTTCTATAGCTTG GTACCCAATTTATAGAATACCTATGGGTTCAACACTAAAGGATTTGGATGCATCTTTCTTAACGATCCATCCCCTTTCCACACATTTCAAAA ATGGTGGTCAATCACAGTCTCATGGTTCCAGTTGTGTGGGAAAGGTCATCAATGCTAGCGCTGGATCTTCAAAAATTTCTCTACCAGTCATTGGCCTTGcttcttacaagtacaaaggtTCAATTCTGAGTCCCAGTGCCCCTCAAGATTATGAGCATGAGAACTCACTTTTGGAAGCAGCAAACAGTTGGCTTCAGGGTTTGAATGTTGCTCTCCCTGATCTCCAATTTTTTCGTTCTCATTACTCACGGAGATGA
- the LOC108220557 gene encoding tlg2p-like protein a isoform X2, whose protein sequence is MATRNRTSLFKNYRTTLNNNRVPVSSSSTFNTAVIEMSPLVPFSNRSSYAPLSTTDDPGPSTDAFTIGLPPDWVDVSEEVSSNIRSARAKMAELAKVHAKALTPSFGDGKKDQYIIEERTQEITALLRKSEKKLKKLSDGGPSEESSIRKNVQRSLATDLQNISVELRKKHSSYLNRLRQQKEDHDGLDLEMNLNENKSRLADDEFSDVGFTEHQMTKVKKSEHFTAEREREINQVVESVNELAQIMKDLSVLVIDQGTIVDRIDYNIQNTAASVEEGLKQLKKAERSQKSGGMVKCATVLVILCFIMLILLILKEILF, encoded by the exons ATGGCAACTAGAAATAGAACAAGCTTATTTAAAAATTACAGAAcgacattaaacaacaatcgCGTGCCAGTATCATCTTCATCTACGTTCAACACTGCTGTCATTGAAATGTCGCCTCTCGTTCCTTTCTCCAATCGATCTTCTTATGCTCCTCTCTCTACTACTGACGATCCAGGTCCTAG TACAGATGCGTTTACTATTGGCTTGCCTCCAGACTGGGTTGATGTTTCTGAAGAAGTTTCTTCTAATATACGGAGCGCTCGAGCAAAAATGGCAGAGCTAGCCAAGGTTCATGCAAAAGCTTTAACGCCTTCTTTTGGAGATGGAAAAAAGGATCAGTATATAATTGAAGAACGTACTCAGGAGATTACAGCTCTGTTAAGAAAGTCAGAAAAGAAGCTAAAGAAACTTTCTGATGGTGGGCCTTCTGAGGAATCAAGTATCCGAAAAAATGTTCAG CGCTCTCTCGCAACAGACCTTCAAAATATATCAGTGGAGCTTCGTAAGAAACATTCCTCTTATTTGAATCGCTTACGTCAGCAAAAAGAG GATCATGATGGGCTTGACTTGGAGATGAATTTGAATGAAAATAAATCCAGATTGGCAGATGATGAATTTAGTGATGTG GGTTTTACTGAACATCAAATGACTAAAGTAAAGAAAAGTGAGCACTTTACAGCTGAAAGGGAAAGAGAGATAAACCAG GTGGTGGAATCAGTGAACGAGCTGGCCCAGATCATGAAAGATCTATCAGTCCTTGTGATAGACCAG GGAACTATTGTTGATCGGATAGACTACAACATTCAGAACACTGCTGCATCAGTAGAGGAAGGCctcaaacaactgaaaaag GCAGAGAGAAGCCAAAAGAGTGGGGGAATGGTGAAATGTGCAACTGTTCTTGTTATTCTGTGCTTCATCATGCTAATACTCCTAATCCTCAAGGAAATACTCTTCTGA
- the LOC108220557 gene encoding tlg2p-like protein a isoform X1, translating into MATRNRTSLFKNYRTTLNNNRVPVSSSSTFNTAVIEMSPLVPFSNRSSYAPLSTTDDPGPSSTDAFTIGLPPDWVDVSEEVSSNIRSARAKMAELAKVHAKALTPSFGDGKKDQYIIEERTQEITALLRKSEKKLKKLSDGGPSEESSIRKNVQRSLATDLQNISVELRKKHSSYLNRLRQQKEDHDGLDLEMNLNENKSRLADDEFSDVGFTEHQMTKVKKSEHFTAEREREINQVVESVNELAQIMKDLSVLVIDQGTIVDRIDYNIQNTAASVEEGLKQLKKAERSQKSGGMVKCATVLVILCFIMLILLILKEILF; encoded by the exons ATGGCAACTAGAAATAGAACAAGCTTATTTAAAAATTACAGAAcgacattaaacaacaatcgCGTGCCAGTATCATCTTCATCTACGTTCAACACTGCTGTCATTGAAATGTCGCCTCTCGTTCCTTTCTCCAATCGATCTTCTTATGCTCCTCTCTCTACTACTGACGATCCAGGTCCTAG CAGTACAGATGCGTTTACTATTGGCTTGCCTCCAGACTGGGTTGATGTTTCTGAAGAAGTTTCTTCTAATATACGGAGCGCTCGAGCAAAAATGGCAGAGCTAGCCAAGGTTCATGCAAAAGCTTTAACGCCTTCTTTTGGAGATGGAAAAAAGGATCAGTATATAATTGAAGAACGTACTCAGGAGATTACAGCTCTGTTAAGAAAGTCAGAAAAGAAGCTAAAGAAACTTTCTGATGGTGGGCCTTCTGAGGAATCAAGTATCCGAAAAAATGTTCAG CGCTCTCTCGCAACAGACCTTCAAAATATATCAGTGGAGCTTCGTAAGAAACATTCCTCTTATTTGAATCGCTTACGTCAGCAAAAAGAG GATCATGATGGGCTTGACTTGGAGATGAATTTGAATGAAAATAAATCCAGATTGGCAGATGATGAATTTAGTGATGTG GGTTTTACTGAACATCAAATGACTAAAGTAAAGAAAAGTGAGCACTTTACAGCTGAAAGGGAAAGAGAGATAAACCAG GTGGTGGAATCAGTGAACGAGCTGGCCCAGATCATGAAAGATCTATCAGTCCTTGTGATAGACCAG GGAACTATTGTTGATCGGATAGACTACAACATTCAGAACACTGCTGCATCAGTAGAGGAAGGCctcaaacaactgaaaaag GCAGAGAGAAGCCAAAAGAGTGGGGGAATGGTGAAATGTGCAACTGTTCTTGTTATTCTGTGCTTCATCATGCTAATACTCCTAATCCTCAAGGAAATACTCTTCTGA